Proteins encoded by one window of Chloroflexi bacterium ADurb.Bin180:
- the fabF gene encoding 3-oxoacyl-(acyl-carrier-protein) synthase 2 yields the protein MEKKRVVVTGLGAITPLGLGVEATWQSLLAGRSGVRRITRYDPADLPTQIAAEVTDFDPVKYMDFKDAKRTARFTQFAIAATNEALHAAGLDLAKEDRTRVGVAMGTAIGGADLIEEQTIVFHDQGIRRINPVMVPILLPSSGACQLAILLGAKGPTTSPVAACATGTAAIGDALRSLQYGETDVMFAGGAESALSALDIGAFSRIGALSVRNDEPQKACRPFDAKRDGTVLGEGAAMLVMETLPHALERGAPILAEVAGYSLTEDAYHIAAPEPTGEGAARAISRALADADIAPSRVDYIVPHGTGTPLNDVAETKACKLAFGDHAPAIAISSIKSMLGHLLGAAGSISAVAAVLAIRDGIVPPTINLEYPDPECDLDYVPNVARKMHVDVALANAFGFGGQNAVIVVRRYSGA from the coding sequence ATGGAAAAGAAGCGCGTCGTAGTCACCGGTCTGGGAGCCATCACGCCGCTTGGGCTTGGCGTCGAGGCCACCTGGCAGTCCCTGCTTGCCGGCCGGTCGGGCGTCAGGCGCATCACGCGCTACGATCCCGCTGACCTGCCTACCCAGATTGCGGCCGAAGTCACCGATTTCGATCCGGTCAAGTACATGGACTTTAAGGACGCCAAGCGCACCGCTCGTTTCACCCAGTTTGCTATCGCTGCTACGAACGAGGCGCTCCACGCGGCGGGACTCGACCTGGCCAAAGAAGACCGCACCCGCGTCGGGGTCGCTATGGGCACGGCCATTGGCGGGGCGGATCTCATCGAAGAACAGACGATCGTGTTCCACGATCAGGGAATCCGCCGCATCAATCCGGTGATGGTCCCGATTCTGCTGCCCAGTTCAGGTGCCTGTCAGTTGGCCATTCTGCTGGGAGCCAAGGGGCCCACCACATCGCCGGTAGCGGCCTGTGCCACCGGCACAGCGGCTATCGGTGACGCCCTGCGCAGCCTGCAGTATGGCGAGACGGATGTCATGTTTGCCGGCGGTGCTGAGTCCGCGCTCAGCGCGCTGGACATCGGGGCTTTCAGCCGCATCGGCGCTCTCTCGGTACGCAATGATGAGCCGCAAAAGGCCTGCCGGCCCTTCGATGCCAAGCGCGACGGCACGGTGCTCGGCGAAGGGGCGGCGATGCTGGTGATGGAGACGCTGCCCCATGCCCTCGAGCGCGGTGCGCCGATCCTGGCCGAAGTAGCCGGCTACTCTCTGACGGAGGACGCCTACCACATCGCGGCACCTGAACCCACTGGCGAAGGGGCCGCCCGGGCCATCTCCCGCGCCCTCGCTGACGCCGACATCGCCCCTTCCAGAGTCGACTACATTGTGCCCCACGGAACGGGCACTCCTTTGAACGACGTGGCCGAGACCAAGGCCTGCAAGCTTGCCTTTGGTGACCACGCACCGGCCATCGCCATCAGCTCGATCAAATCCATGCTGGGACACTTGCTCGGGGCGGCGGGGAGCATCTCCGCTGTGGCCGCAGTTCTGGCCATCCGGGACGGCATCGTGCCGCCAACGATCAACCTCGAGTACCCGGACCCAGAGTGTGATCTCGACTATGTGCCCAACGTGGCACGCAAGATGCACGTGGATGTGGCGCTGGCCAACGCCTTTGGCTTTGGCGGGCAGAACGCGGTGATCGTGGTTCGCCGCTATTCAGGAGCCTAG
- a CDS encoding putative S-adenosylmethionine-dependent methyltransferase, with translation MIHWIDDKMRLHVSGSKSMRSMDSKDKAITLGHPSYVWRFGQDRRLDLIHHYAELTGKRILDVGCGLGAYVRKMGAFSDQVYGVDIDAEKVAEASTELPNIYQAPAEKLPFPDSFFDVVLLHEVLEHVEDDRAALAEALRVTRPAGRVIVFVPNRLFPFETHGFYWRGQYHFGNIPLVNYLPDPLRNRLCPHVRTYTSGGLRRLFAGLPGRPLVFTEIYPGYDNVAHRRPRLASVLRTLTYALESTPLRAFGLSHLLVLERI, from the coding sequence ATGATCCACTGGATTGACGATAAGATGCGGCTGCACGTCAGCGGCAGCAAGAGCATGCGGAGCATGGACAGCAAAGACAAAGCTATCACCCTGGGCCATCCCAGCTATGTCTGGCGCTTTGGCCAGGATCGGCGCCTCGACCTCATTCATCACTACGCCGAGTTGACCGGCAAGCGAATCCTTGACGTTGGCTGCGGTCTGGGCGCCTATGTCCGCAAGATGGGCGCCTTCAGCGATCAGGTCTACGGAGTGGACATCGATGCTGAGAAGGTCGCCGAGGCCAGCACAGAGCTGCCTAACATCTACCAGGCCCCGGCCGAAAAGCTGCCCTTTCCGGATTCGTTCTTTGACGTCGTCCTGCTGCACGAGGTTCTGGAGCACGTTGAGGACGACCGGGCGGCTCTGGCTGAGGCCCTGCGCGTGACGCGTCCGGCGGGACGGGTGATTGTCTTTGTGCCCAATCGCCTGTTCCCGTTTGAGACACACGGGTTCTACTGGCGAGGCCAGTACCATTTCGGCAACATTCCTCTGGTGAACTATCTTCCTGATCCCCTCCGCAATCGCCTTTGCCCCCACGTGCGGACCTACACCTCTGGCGGGCTGCGTCGGTTGTTCGCCGGCTTGCCCGGTCGGCCGCTGGTATTCACCGAGATCTATCCCGGCTACGACAACGTCGCTCACCGCCGCCCTCGGCTGGCGTCGGTGCTTCGCACACTGACCTACGCGCTCGAGAGCACGCCCCTGCGTGCCTTCGGGTTGTCGCACCTGCTCGTTCTCGAGCGAATCTAG